A region from the Candidatus Edwardsbacteria bacterium RifOxyA12_full_54_48 genome encodes:
- a CDS encoding two-component system response regulator: MRDNIPVLLVDDDQVDIMTVQRAFKVNNIVNPLKITGNGREALDYLKREGKYKNPQASPRPGIILLDLNMPIMNGIEFLKIAKADSELRKIPVIVLTTSKEENDRVESFNLSVAGYIIKPVEFEKFVEAVRVLNLYWTLSELP; this comes from the coding sequence ATGAGGGATAACATTCCGGTCCTTTTGGTTGATGACGACCAGGTCGATATCATGACCGTCCAAAGGGCATTCAAGGTCAACAATATAGTCAACCCCCTTAAAATAACGGGAAACGGCCGGGAGGCGCTGGACTACTTGAAGCGGGAGGGAAAATATAAAAATCCCCAAGCCTCTCCCCGTCCCGGCATAATCCTGCTGGACTTAAACATGCCCATTATGAACGGGATTGAATTCCTGAAAATCGCCAAAGCCGACAGCGAATTGAGAAAAATCCCGGTAATAGTACTAACGACCTCTAAAGAAGAAAACGACAGGGTGGAAAGTTTCAATTTGAGCGTGGCGGGATACATCATCAAGCCTGTCGAGTTTGAAAAGTTTGTCGAGGCGGTAAGGGTGCTTAACCTGTACTGGACCCTGAGCGAATTACCGTAA